CCAAGTTAACAGTGAGTGTCTCCGTGTGTGACATGAGTGAAGACGGGTGTACCTGTCTGGTTTAAGCATTGGGAGAGAGAGCTAGTTTCTTCCTCCTGTGCTACTGAGCAGAGTGAATGTTGAACCCTACCTCACCTTCTCACAGAGAGGACCCAGAAAGCATCGGGGAGAAAGATCTCCACCTGGCTACCAGCCTGTGATTTATAGGTCTGACATAAAACTGGGTTCATACAAGTATTGTGGCTCTTTAAGAGACTTAGCCCTTAAAGTCGCCTTTTGGTGCACTTGgttcttaatttctgttttatgcTTATGAATGAGAATTAATTCCAGTCTATAAGTGGAATAatttatgtgttcttttgtgactggcttttttgttgtttttacaaggcataatgttttcaaggtctcATCCATATTGCagcatttatcagtacttcacttctttttatggctcagttatattctgttgtatggatatgcTGTATTCTGTTTATTTCACCCAAATGGACTTTTGGCTTGTTtcctattttgaataatgctgctaataaacattagtgtacaagtatttgtttgaacacatgatttcagttcttttccttttatccataggagtggaattgttggatcatatgataattcaatatttaacattttggaaCTCTTAgcctattttccacagtggctacaccattttacattttcaccagcaatAGGAGGGCTctagtttctctacatcctctccttgatatatttttgttttttaccaggGTCAATTATACATAACATAAcgtttaccattttaatcatatCAAGTGTATGCTTCTGTGGCATTAGATACCTTTACGTTATTGCAaccaaccatcaccactgttcATCTTTAGAACTTTCattttacccaagagaaaggCTGTACCTATTACATGATAACTTCACATCCTCCCATGACAACTACCATTCTGCTTCCTGTCTGTGAATTTGATTACTTTAGGTACCTCATGTATGTGGAATTATACAGCATTTATTCATTCgtgactggattatttcacttagtataatatctTCAAGATTCATCAGTATTGCAGTGTATGTgagaatttccttactttttaagtttgaataatatttcattctatatACATACCATATTTCACACATCCCTTCATCCGTTAAGGGACATTTCACTTGTTTGCACCTTTTGTGAGTAATGATGCTGTGGATGTTGCTGTACAGATATCTGTTCAAattcttgctttcagttcttttgtggtTTACCTGAAGGCAGAATTGCTAGATCAAatgatattttgtttaattttttgaggaacctccatactgttttccctagtcactgcatcattttacatcaTTTTCCAACTACAGTGCACAGGATTCCAATTACTCCACATCCACACCAAcacttgtaattttctgttttttttaaagtggccattctagtggatgtgaagaCATAGctgattgtagttttgatttgcatttccctaatgattagtgatattaagcatcttttcatatatttggccacttgtatatcattttggaaaaatgactattcgtttgcccatttttttaaaattggggtCTTTTTTTACTGTGAGatgtagaaattctttatatattctggatattaaccccttatcatatataatatccaaatattttctcccattccatagattttCTTGTCACTCTGTCAgctgtgtcctttgatgcacagaagtttttcatttgatttagTCCTATTTGTCTATCTTGGCTTTTTTTAGTTGTAATTTTGATGTCATATTGAGGAAATCATTGCCAACTCTAATTTTGTGAAGCTTGCCCACATTTACTTCCAGGAATCTTACTGTTTTGTAACTTAATGTTTAGTTCTTTCAtccatttgatttaatttttgaatatggaataatataagggtccaacttcattcttttgcatgtgtattccacttttcccaacactatttgttaaagagactgtTCTGTCCCCAGGGTTTGGTCTTGACGCCCTTATGGAAGATCATTTGATTATATCGAAGAAGATTTATTaaggctttctattctattccgtGTCTATCTTTATGTACCAgtccacactattttgattactataactttgtaatatgtTTGAATTCACAAAGTATGAgacctccacctttgttctttttcaaggttgttttggctgTTTGGAGTCCCTTGAAAGTCATgtaattttagggtttttttcctatttttgtaaaaaatgccattgggattttgacagagaatttgttgaatctgtagatcattttgggtagtattgacatgtTAACATATTAAATCTTTCAATTCAAGAATAGAGGATAgctttgcatttttttatatcttctttaatttctatcaCAACGTTTTCTAGTTTCGGTGTACAAGAcatttgcctccttggttaagtttgtttctaactaggtgttttattctttttaatgctcttGTTAtagaatttgtttgtttatttccttttcagattgtttattagTAGTGTACTGAAAATGCAAATGAtatttgtgtgttgattttgtattctcaactttgctaaattcatttattagttttaacaggatttttgtgtgtgaaatctTTGGGGTTTTGTACATATAAGATCGTGTCTTCTGTGAATAGAATAGTTCTACTTAGtaatttccaatttggatccattttatctctttctttttttttttttttgaggaagattagctctgagctaacatcccctgcaagtcctcctctttttgctgagaaagactgaccctgagctaacatccctgcccatcttcctctactttatatgtgggatgcctgccacaacatggcttgataagtgatgctaAGTCCTggcctggggtctgaaccagagaatcccaggctgccaaagcagagcgtgcaaacttaactgctagtccactgggctggccccattttatcatttttttttttcttgcttattctGTCTGGCTTTGACTTCCAGTACTAGGTTGAATAGAAGTGaagagagtgggcatctttgtcttgtttctgtctttcttgttCCTTTGGGAAAACTtctcagtctttcaccattgaatataatGTCAGCTGTGGACTTTTTGTATtttgcctttattatattgaagtaTTTTCGTTCTGTTTCTAAATTATTGAGTACTTTTCATTACAAAATGGTATTAAATTTTGTCCATggttttctgcatcaattgagatgatcatgtggttttttcttcattctgttaatgtgtaTTACATTGAGTTTCacatgttaaaccatccttgcattccaagaATAAATCCCATGTAACTTGCAATATAGTGTAAGACTTTAAAATGCCATTGATTGTTAActaatgttttgttgaaaattttgGTTTAAGTATTCGTTAAATGTTATTATTGTAGTGTGTTTGGCTCATGTGTCTGTCTGGGCAATGTTGAACTAacagaatgaatttggaagtcttcttttctcttcaatttttttgtagAGTTTAAGGAGGATTGATGTTACTTCTTTTTCActtgtttggtagaattatccAGTGAAGCTATATGACCCTGGACTTTTCTGTACCAGGAGATAAAGAGATCTTTATTCTTGAATCAGTCTCCTTACTGAATCTCCTTACTGATTCTAAattgttcagattgtctgtttcttcttggttcagtcttggtaggttgtatgtagtctgtcttttcatttgattttaattatttgaatctattctattttttcttaatctagctaaaggtttgccactTTTGTTGGTCCTTTCAAAAAACCTGAAGGCTtagttttattgaattttttcctatttttctactCTTGATTTCATTGATCTCTACTGTAATctttataatattctttcttaTGCTAGCTTTGAGTTTAGTTGTTACTTTTcttgaaatacaaaattaagttGTTGacttgagattttttctttttttaatttaagcattacagctataaacttccctgttaGTGCTGTTTCCACTGCATCTCATAAatttggtatgttttgttttcatttgtttccaggtattttcaAATTTACCTTCTGAGATTTTAATTGATTCATTGGTTTTTCTGAGTAtgatgtttaatttccacatatttgttcatttttaaagttttccttctgctgctgatttctagtttcattccgtTTTGGCCTGGAACAATGTTTGGTGtgatttccatctttttgattTATTAAGACTGGGTTTATGGAATAACGTATGGTCCATCCTGGGGAACATTCTATGTGCACATAAGAAGAGTGCATATTCTTCTATTGCTGAATgcagtgttctgtatatgtctgtcaGCTTCAGTTGACTGAAGGATTGTTCAAGTTCTCTGTTTcattattgatcttctgtctggttatTCTGTTCTTTATCgtagtggagtgttgaagtctcttACTGTTATTGCATTgatgtctgtttctcctttcatttctctcaatgtttgcttcaaatattttggagttctgatgtttggtgcatatatatttataattgttactttttcctggtgaattgttccttttatcattacatgttgtatttctttgtctcttttgacaGCTTTTgacttcatttctgttttttctgataTCAGTATAGTCAGCCCTGCTgtgttttggttactgtttacatggaatatcttttttcatcctttcactttccacCCATATATgttctaaagtgagtctcttttaggcAGCCTATAATTAGATCCTATGTTTTTATCTAGTCAATCAatttcttttgattggagaatttaagtaatttacatttaaagtaattagtgTTAGAGAAGGACTTACTAGTACCATTTTGGTGTTTTCTGTGTGTCCTGAGTATTTTTATCCCTGATTTCCTCTCTTACTGTCttactttgtgttttgttgacTTTGTTGTAACATTCTTGGaacctcttttcctttgtttttgtatGTGCTGTAGATATTTTTTCTGGTTATCGTGTGGATAACATAAAACATCTTTAAGTtgtaacaatctattttaaaactgATAACTTAAGTGGCTTGCAAAAATTCTAATGTCCATGTCTACTCTCCCTGTATAGGTGTCAAAAATTACATCTGTATCTATTGTGTACCCATTAATACagatatatcttttttctttttttttagtttggcATGTGACCTAACgtttgctgccaatcttttttctttttctccttcttctcccaaaagccacccagtacatactcgtagattctagttgtgagtgcttctggttgtgctatgtggaacactgcctcagcatgacctgatgagtggtgccatgtccacacccaggatccgaactggtgaaaccttgggccaccaaagcagagcacatgaacttaactacttggccatggggccagcccctattcttttgttttaaaattctaaagaaGACTTCAAAATGGATTTATGTGCCTGAATTATGATAATACAAGGATCCtctatttatctatgtatttatctttaCTAGAGAACCCTATAATTCATATGGCTTTGTGATGCTGTAAAGCATCTTTGTATTTCAACAGACTCCCATTAGTATTTTTTATGGGGGAGGTCTCGTGGTTatgaattccttcagctttttttttattctgagcAAAGTCTTagtttctccttcaattttgaaaGACTGTTTTGCCAGATGTGGTATTCTTGGTTAACAATTACTTTCTTCCGCACTTTAAATTTACAATCCACTGCCTTCTTGCCTGCAAGATTTCTACTAAGGAATCTGCTAATAATTTTATGGAAGCTCCCTTGTATGTAATGATGTTGCTTTTCTCTTACTACTTTctagattctctctttatctttgtcaGTTCTCCCACCTGGATAAATTTTCAGCCTTCAAGTAGACCATTAGGGTTTATCTTtccaataaaatatgaaacatagACTGTCTTCAGATACCAGGGAGAGGAATGAAAACAATGCAGTCACAGTTTGACCATGGACTGTTTATTGATTTAGAAATGAGACAGCTAAAGTGCTATGTTCCACTTGTCCCATGGAAGATTATTTCTTGCTATACTAAATCATGCCTGTCTTTGTCCAGGAAACACCCCTCTCAATTCCAACAGGCATGGGGAGGATTAATATGAATTCTATACCTAATGATGGTAGTGCAAAGAGTATTGAAGATGGTGTCTTCTTAGTTGCAACAAAAAAATTCTCACCAAGAAGATGAAATTTCCAGAGTTAATAGACGACTTAATATATGGTCCTTAAGTCTAAGAGATCAACATTTTCTGTACTTTAGAGTATTAGTTGAGTAGAGATGTGAAGAAAGCAAGCAGCAGCACAGTGCCATAAGAAAGGGTTATGTAATGGGAAAATGCAAGCCctgtgaagattttatttttagtttatcatTAACCTTTTCTGTGCTAATATGAAGCTGTTGTCATATTAAACTAGTTGGTGGATTCCTTCAAAACGGGTCTTTCTACTTTGAAGGGATGTCCTAAGTGACACCCGTGTTTTTCTTCTGCAAGGGTGGATGTGACTGTAGCCCACTGGATTGGTAGGCTGGCAGCACTGAGCATGGGTCTCACTGGTCCGATCCAGGAAGGGCTCTGTGTCCCTGAAAACATCATCTCTTCCAGCTTATATGGACTGAGCTTAGAGAAAGGTCAACAGCCTCCTGtctccaatttaatgaggtttctgtttattttcttggcAGTGAGCGTGAAAACTTCACCCTATTTTTACTTTCCACTTTCAAACTGACCACTTAAAAAACCATCTCCCTGAGAAAGATGTATCTTTATGAAGGGGTGGGACTATTAGAGGTAACAGGTGACTTCATGAGCCCTGGTTGAAATGTAAAATGTGGATGTGGAATCTGAAACACTTGGGACTGAGAGACTCTTAGTATGACCCTAAGGGAGGTGGCAAGGCAGATAAAGCAGGGTCCTATCTTGGTTAAACAACTGTTTTGTTGTGGATCTGGAAGGCATTGTGACATCACTCAGCTAATTCTGCCTTCTTTCCACCTGGTTTAAGCCAGGTGTGAAAAGACACACCTGACAATGAACAGGGTGGAATCTTGCCTTTGGAATGCCCTTTAGATTCTTGCACCTGAAGGAAGATATGAAGAAAGAATGCCAGTTTGAGTGACTGGGGTCCCCATGTATGTACATGGTGTCACTAAGGTGCCAGAATCTCAAGGGCCTTCCTTCTGGAAGGAAATGGGAGCAGCCCCTTGGTGTTGCTTTTTCCTCAAATGTGTGTTAAAAGAGGACAGAGAAAGCCTTGCAGTAGATTAGATTGATCTTTTGAATTTGCTTCTGAATGTTGTCCGTTTGCTAAGAAagcttttctttggttttcctaGGCTCCTCTTTGCAGTGCGGTTggttcccttcttttctctgctcatCCTGCAATGGAAGCAGTGGCCTATCTGTTGGCCTAGAGTCTTATAGGAGAGACCATCACTTTTGTCCATGAAGGACCTGGGTTTTCTTTcaactttctgttttctgtccctctTTCTTCATCATTTCCTCTTTTGACCCAAGTGATTATTGGTGTCTTCTCTTCTGTAGATGATATTTGGTCTCTTTATTATATCAGTCTTCTGTTTATTCGGAAATAATGACCTCAGCAAATGTATCCTTAGAGATATTTAGGTCAGCCTAACTTGGTTGGATCTTGCTGCTAAAAGAAAACGGCTATATATACTTAAAAGAGAGAGTATTGATGCCTCAtctttcttctcatctcctttcttggTTCCCTTATGGCCCAAACTATGAAAGATAAAGTTATACATCTGTGCAGTGTAAAAGATAGGGCATTTGTGTTTTGACAACTTCTAATATAACATCCTGCTTTCTGCTTTATTTACAGGTTGTCTTCAACTGCTCTTCTTTTTGGAAGTACTGTTTCTGAAGATTTTGTATTTCCAATGTCTAAGGCACAAAGAAGGGTCTGTTGATAGCGTATTACTTTAGGCATGGAGAGCCTGACTGCTCCCCATATCCTGCCTTGTTGTGGTGACCTATGGGTCTTCATTTCTGTATTattgtctcccctcccccagataTGGATAGTGCTGGAAGCAGCCACTATCCCCTTGAAGCCCCAGAGGACAATGATCTTCCCATGGAGAAGTACTTCATGGACAAGCAACCTGTGAGTGAGTTACCCTCTGACCAGGCAACTGCTGATATGCTGTATAGCCCCACCCTCTGTCTGGAAAGGAAGTGCAAAGTCTCAGGTGACCGCAAGCCCACTGACATCACTATGGAAGACCTGCTAGAGGACCCTCTGCTGAAAACCAAGCGAAAACAGGTCCCCAAAGGTGAGCTCAGTCAGTTTGGGATGCTGCTCAGTGGCCTGTGCAGGTAGCCAGAGGTGGATGGAAATGAGATATGCTGCCTACCTTAGCTTTAGTGCACCTAGTGGAAGTCATTGGGTGGAACAGTGGAGATTTCCATTTTCACACCCTAGAGGTGATATGCTCCAGGGTTGCATACCAACCTGGAGCCTGGTGAAAGCGTCTCACACCTCCTGAACTTGAAAACCAGATGCAGAAGCTGAAGTCCAAAGATGGCCGAAGACAAAAAGGCCCCCTCTAAGACTTGGTGACATGCTCAAGTAGAGATACTGACCACACCCCCCTAACACTCCCAGTAGTGATGCATGAGACGGTTTGTCCTGTCCCCCTGACCCACCCAAGGATGTTTtgattaatttgtatttatttatgcattaGATGACTGTCCTGAGAGGGAAATGACAAACAATTCCTCTAACCACTTAGAAGAACCATGTTATAGTAAGCTGACCAACGTGAATGTGTGCATTGAATTAACAGGGCTTCATCCAAAAAAACAATGCCACTTGCTGCAACTTAGAGAACAGTGGGAGCAGCAGGTGTCAGAGAACAAACCTGGCTGGcatgggaggaaggaagtgacCCAGGCAATTCAGCCTAGGGCTGTTACCCAGGTCAATAACATCTCTGAAGAAAAACACTGCAGGAAAGGAACAGATGCTAGAGGCAACAGAAGGTGGTTGGAAGAGTCCCTCAAATCCAGTGACAATAAACAAGGTATGTAGAGaccagccctccctgccccactcctcGAGGCTGCCTCACCCATCCTTTGTGAGAAAGGGCCCGTCTACGGACCTGAGAGCCATAGCTGTTGACTAAGATATGGCAGGCGGGGAGTGCTTTCATGATTTCCTTCCAGCCTTCTCACTTTCCCAGGAATGTAAAGTGGGAAGCGCAACTGAGAGGAAGGAGCTTAGCTTCCTAAGCTGCTCCTCGCTTAGCCCTCTGCTGGGCAGGAAGGGACATCTGAGTGACCCCAGGGGCTTGTCACTGCCCTCACTTCAGTCTCAGGCTGTGTCCAGTTAGTTGGTCCTGAGCACCCTGGCTTGCCATTCTTGGGAAGGTCCAGCACTCAGGCCcagtgggtggaggagggagagcaggaagggctgACTTGTGCCTTCTTCTCTGGGGCCCTTTGAAGAAGCTTGCCACTTGGCATTTAATGGGTTAACCTATTTGCTGTTTGAATGTGGTGTAATTGAAATATTAGTGCTTTGAAACATAATTGGTCTATCTTTAAGAACTGAATCtgtggggtcagcccagtggcatagtggttaagttctcacactccactttggcagcccagggttctcaggttcagatcccaggtggagaCCTATCTATAGTTTGTCAAACCACACTGTAGCAATGTCCCAcgtagaaaacagaggaagattgtcacacatattagctcagagccaatctttctcattaaattaaaaattaaatttaaaaaaacctgaatCTGCCCCAGTGATTAGTGTTAACAGTGGGCTTTTCTGTCTGTACCAGCTACAGCTGTGTAACgcctgctttttcctccccattCTCCCACCCCATTTAGGCTGTTCTGTATTTTCTGGGTCTCTGCCCATGCAGAGCCGTTCATCCACCAATGCAAACAGCAAAAATCAGACTCACCAAAGCTGCACCCCAGCCTTGTGCTTACGTTCCAAATGGCAGAACATTAAAGAAACCCAGAAGACAGATGTGCTGTGCACAGACAGAGAGGATTACCAGGCTGCCTCCCTGCTGCAGAAATATACCAGCAACAATAGTGAGAAACCATCTGGAAAGAGAATGTGCAAAACCAAGCACTTGATCCCTCAGAAGCCGGGGCAGGGTTTATCACTGACAGGGAACTACTATGTGGAGAATGCTAATGGCAAGGTACCTTTTGACACTCCCCTCCTGAGTCAGGCTTGTATAGGTGCTCCACCCATCCCTGCTTCCCCAACTGCTTCCTGCTTCTTGAGAAGAAAGCTTTCCTTTTCCTGGATTCCTCCCCAAGAGCAATTCCTCTTTATAGGGGGCGTGTCTCCTAAGTGTTGGTGAATTTTCAAGCTAGTAAGAATGTACCCTCTTCTCCCAACCGTCTGTGACActacctccctgcctccctgcccactccctgACCCCCAACCAATCTCCcctaaacaaaggaaaaggaaaaagtgcCTCGTTCCAGTCAGGGAAGAGAAGAGGTGGTGTTGGAAGCCAGCCTTAAAATGTGTGCCCTGCCTGGTTTTGTGATAGGGGACCATCCTGAGGTTCAGAAAGCAGCTGGAGCCCAGTTCCCACTATGATCTGTCACCAGCCAAGCAGGACCGAAAGACCTTCAACCATTTGCAACAGTTGCTGCCAGCTTCTGAGTCCTTGCAGCTGTCACATTCAGGCTCCCCTTCAGAGACCTCCCCTTTGCCCCTTATTCCACCTATGCCACCGGAAGCACGGAGACTTATTGTCAATAAGGGTGCTGGAGAGACTCTCCTGCAGAGGGCCGCCTGGCTGGGCTATGAGGTGAGTGTCTTTGTGGGTTCCTGGATTCAGAAACCACTGGCTGCATAGGTAGAATGTTGGAAGTTGGCCAGCATCCTCTGTGTTGGTCCTTTGAAACGCTTTCTGAGTTTGGTGgtactttttgttgttggttgAATGTGCTGTTGttcatttcaacatgtctgttcTGGAGATCAATGGATTACCTGGAGAGGACTTTAGGGAAGGATTTGGTAGTCAGCTCAGTTACTCAAAGATTAAATTCCAGTGGCAGCCCATTGGTTTCCTGTGAGCT
This genomic interval from Equus quagga isolate Etosha38 unplaced genomic scaffold, UCLA_HA_Equagga_1.0 HiC_scaffold_51_RagTag, whole genome shotgun sequence contains the following:
- the LOC124232365 gene encoding BCL-6 corepressor-like produces the protein MDSAGSSHYPLEAPEDNDLPMEKYFMDKQPVSELPSDQATADMLYSPTLCLERKCKVSGDRKPTDITMEDLLEDPLLKTKRKQVPKDDCPEREMTNNSSNHLEEPCYSKLTNVNVCIELTGLHPKKQCHLLQLREQWEQQVSENKPGWHGRKEVTQAIQPRAVTQVNNISEEKHCRKGTDARGNRRWLEESLKSSDNKQGCSVFSGSLPMQSRSSTNANSKNQTHQSCTPALCLRSKWQNIKETQKTDVLCTDREDYQAASLLQKYTSNNSEKPSGKRMCKTKHLIPQKPGQGLSLTGNYYVENANGKGTILRFRKQLEPSSHYDLSPAKQDRKTFNHLQQLLPASESLQLSHSGSPSETSPLPLIPPMPPEARRLIVNKGAGETLLQRAAWLGYEELVLYCLENKICDVNHQDNAGYCALHEACARGWLRIVQYLVEYGADVNCSAQDGTRPLHDAVENDYLEIVRLLLSCGADPTLATYSGRTVMKMTHSKLMELFLADYLNDLRGHSDDEFNGPWEFYGSSVCEPDNKAEYNILANPPGSEDQDNEDKAYSDVFEFEFSDSPLLPCYNIQVSVSQWPRNWLLLSDVLEKLKISSCIFRCNFPNMEIVTIAEAEFYRQVSANLLFSCSKDLEAFNPESKALLDLVEFTNELQTLLGSSVEWLNPSSVSWEKDH